In Xenorhabdus poinarii G6, the following are encoded in one genomic region:
- a CDS encoding MFS transporter gives MQTKPSLWLAIALMMFPHIVETFYSPALTNIADGFSVSPAQAAQTLSLYFFAFALGVVVWGRMCDVIGRRPTILTGLSLYGFASLLALLTEQFWLLLVARMLSAFGAAVGSVGAQTMIRDTYRGEALARVFSIMGIALAASPAIGMLSGSALNYFAGYKAVFAGLTILAALLTCWSSVRLPETRPDDVTSVPVLSTAIRMLKDVSIWRNAFLIAFFNLCLFSYYQLAPFRFEQLGLSQEVFGYTGLLLTLGVGLGSLLNTYLLKQQWMPARLVLLASWISLLSGIGVYLLENHWLFIVPVLGTVIAYGLAIPNILASVLAHYSDRLGTAGALLGLFYYLLLGLGLAIAGWSQVLGHILICCGGSMVILSFFQSKGR, from the coding sequence ATGCAAACTAAACCCTCACTTTGGCTCGCGATTGCCTTGATGATGTTTCCGCACATTGTAGAAACCTTCTATAGCCCTGCATTAACCAATATTGCCGACGGATTTTCCGTTAGCCCAGCACAAGCTGCTCAAACACTGTCACTCTATTTTTTTGCATTTGCTCTGGGTGTTGTCGTATGGGGTCGCATGTGTGATGTGATTGGCAGACGCCCGACGATACTGACTGGCCTGTCACTCTACGGTTTCGCTTCCCTGCTGGCACTGTTGACCGAACAATTCTGGTTATTGCTCGTTGCCAGAATGCTGTCTGCTTTCGGTGCCGCCGTTGGCTCGGTCGGGGCACAAACCATGATACGTGATACTTACCGCGGAGAAGCGTTAGCACGCGTGTTTTCCATCATGGGGATTGCCTTAGCGGCCAGCCCTGCTATCGGTATGCTGAGCGGCTCCGCATTGAACTATTTTGCGGGCTATAAAGCCGTTTTTGCTGGATTGACTATTCTGGCCGCTCTCCTGACCTGTTGGTCTAGTGTTCGATTACCCGAAACCCGACCTGATGACGTGACCAGCGTGCCGGTGCTCAGCACAGCAATCAGGATGCTTAAAGATGTTTCAATTTGGCGAAATGCCTTCTTAATTGCCTTTTTCAATCTCTGTCTGTTCAGTTACTACCAATTAGCGCCCTTTCGCTTTGAACAACTGGGATTGTCACAGGAGGTATTCGGTTATACTGGTTTATTATTGACTCTCGGTGTTGGACTCGGTTCTTTATTAAACACCTACCTCTTAAAGCAACAATGGATGCCTGCCCGGCTCGTTTTGCTCGCCTCGTGGATCAGTTTATTGAGTGGGATCGGTGTCTACCTGCTCGAAAATCACTGGCTCTTTATTGTTCCCGTATTAGGCACCGTCATCGCTTACGGACTGGCGATTCCCAATATTCTGGCTTCCGTATTAGCCCACTATTCAGATCGACTGGGGACTGCCGGCGCTTTACTCGGCTTGTTTTACTATTTACTACTGGGGCTGGGCTTAGCCATCGCAGGCTGGAGTCAGGTATTGGGCCATATACTGATTTGTTGTGGAGGCAGCATGGTGATTTTGTCTTTTTTCCAAAGCAAGGGGAGATAA
- the sdhA gene encoding succinate dehydrogenase flavoprotein subunit translates to MKLPIREFDAVVIGAGGAGMRAALQISQMGLSCALISKVFPTRSHTVSAQGGITVALGNSHDDNWEWHMYDTVKGSDYIGDQDAIEYMCKTGPEAILELEHMGLPFSRLDNGRIYQRPFGGQSRNFGGEQAARTAAAADRTGHALLHTLYQQNLKNHTTIFSEWYSLDLVKNQDGAIVGCTAICIETGEVVYFKAKATILATGGAGRIFQSTTNAHINTGDGVGMALRAGVPVQDMEMWQFHPTGIAGAGVLVTEGCRGEGGYLLNKDGERFMERYAPNAKDLAGRDVVARSMMIEIREGRGCEGPWGPHVKLKLDHLGKDVLESRLPGILELSRTFAHVDPVKEPIPVIPTCHYMMGGIPTKITGQALTVNDKGEDVVIPGLFAVGEIACVSVHGANRLGGNSLLDLVVFGRSAGLHLKECLMEQGTSRDAGESDVDESLQRLNRWNSTRSGEDPVEIRKALQACMQHNFSVFREGDAMASGLEELKVIRERLKNARLDDTSSEFNTQRVECLELDNLMETAYSTAVAANFRTESRGAHSRFDYPERDDANWLCHSLYLPQTESMTRREVNMQPTLREAFPPKVRSY, encoded by the coding sequence ATGAAACTGCCAATAAGAGAGTTTGACGCTGTTGTTATTGGTGCGGGTGGCGCAGGTATGCGTGCTGCACTGCAAATTTCACAAATGGGATTATCTTGTGCCTTGATTTCCAAGGTGTTCCCGACGCGTTCCCATACTGTTTCAGCACAAGGTGGCATCACGGTTGCGCTAGGCAATAGCCATGACGATAACTGGGAATGGCACATGTATGACACGGTGAAAGGTTCTGATTATATCGGTGATCAGGATGCCATCGAATATATGTGTAAGACTGGCCCGGAAGCCATTTTAGAATTGGAACATATGGGGCTGCCGTTCTCTCGTCTGGATAATGGTCGTATTTATCAGCGTCCATTTGGTGGGCAATCCAGAAATTTTGGTGGTGAGCAAGCCGCTCGTACCGCCGCTGCGGCTGACCGAACCGGTCATGCGCTATTACACACGCTGTATCAGCAGAATTTGAAGAACCACACAACCATCTTCTCTGAGTGGTATTCGTTGGATCTGGTGAAGAATCAGGATGGTGCGATTGTTGGTTGTACCGCCATTTGTATCGAAACGGGTGAAGTCGTTTATTTTAAAGCTAAAGCAACGATTTTAGCCACGGGGGGAGCTGGTCGAATTTTCCAATCCACAACAAATGCGCATATTAATACGGGCGATGGTGTCGGTATGGCATTGCGTGCGGGTGTTCCGGTGCAGGATATGGAAATGTGGCAGTTCCACCCAACCGGCATTGCGGGTGCGGGTGTGCTGGTGACAGAAGGCTGTCGGGGTGAAGGTGGCTATTTGCTGAATAAAGACGGTGAACGTTTTATGGAGCGTTATGCTCCCAATGCGAAAGATCTTGCCGGCCGTGATGTGGTCGCACGTTCTATGATGATTGAGATCCGTGAAGGCCGTGGTTGCGAAGGCCCGTGGGGTCCTCACGTTAAATTGAAACTGGATCATCTGGGTAAAGACGTATTGGAATCTCGTCTGCCGGGTATTCTTGAATTATCCCGTACTTTTGCTCACGTGGATCCAGTGAAAGAGCCAATCCCTGTTATTCCGACTTGCCACTATATGATGGGCGGTATCCCAACGAAAATCACCGGTCAGGCACTGACCGTCAATGACAAAGGTGAAGATGTTGTGATTCCGGGTCTGTTTGCGGTTGGTGAAATTGCTTGTGTCTCTGTTCACGGTGCAAACCGCTTGGGCGGGAACTCGTTGTTGGATCTGGTCGTCTTTGGCCGTTCCGCGGGTCTGCATTTGAAAGAGTGCTTGATGGAACAAGGAACTAGCCGTGATGCCGGTGAATCTGATGTTGATGAATCACTGCAACGTCTGAACCGTTGGAATAGTACTCGTTCAGGTGAAGATCCGGTTGAAATCCGCAAAGCTTTGCAAGCTTGTATGCAGCATAATTTCTCGGTATTCCGTGAAGGTGATGCGATGGCAAGCGGGTTGGAAGAGCTGAAAGTTATCCGCGAACGTCTGAAAAATGCGCGTCTGGATGATACTTCGTCAGAGTTCAATACCCAGCGCGTTGAATGTCTGGAATTGGATAACCTGATGGAAACCGCTTATTCGACTGCGGTTGCTGCGAATTTCCGCACAGAAAGTCGTGGTGCTCACAGCCGTTTTGACTATCCAGAACGTGATGACGCTAACTGGCTGTGCCATAGCCTGTATTTACCGCAAACTGAGAGCATGACTCGCCGTGAAGTGAATATGCAGCCCACGCTGCGTGAAGCTTTCCCGCCGAAAGTGCGTTCTTACTAA
- a CDS encoding succinate dehydrogenase iron-sulfur subunit: MKLEFSIYRYNPDVDDAPRMQDYTLEAQEGRDMMLLDALIQLKEQDPTLAFRRSCREGVCGSDGMNMNGKNGLACVMPVSALRRGNKKIVIRPLPGLPVIRDLVVDMGQFYAQYEKIRPYLINDNKNPPAREHLQSPEQRAKLDGLYECILCACCSTSCPSFWWNPDKFIGPAGLLAAYRFLIDSRDTETASRLDNLNDAFSVFRCHGIMNCVSVCPKGLNPTKAIGHIKSMLLKHSA, encoded by the coding sequence ATGAAACTTGAATTTTCGATTTATCGTTATAATCCAGATGTAGATGACGCCCCCCGTATGCAGGACTACACACTGGAAGCGCAAGAAGGGCGCGATATGATGTTGCTGGATGCGCTCATCCAGCTAAAAGAGCAGGACCCAACCCTGGCATTCCGTCGTTCTTGCCGTGAAGGTGTTTGTGGCTCTGATGGCATGAATATGAATGGTAAAAACGGCTTGGCGTGTGTTATGCCGGTTTCGGCGTTGCGTCGTGGCAATAAGAAAATTGTTATTCGTCCATTGCCGGGTTTGCCCGTGATTCGGGATTTGGTTGTGGATATGGGGCAATTCTATGCGCAATATGAGAAAATCCGTCCTTATCTGATTAATGATAATAAAAACCCACCCGCACGTGAGCATCTGCAATCGCCAGAACAACGGGCAAAGTTGGACGGATTGTATGAATGTATCTTATGTGCGTGTTGTTCCACATCCTGTCCTTCATTTTGGTGGAATCCAGACAAATTCATTGGTCCAGCGGGTCTCTTAGCTGCATATCGTTTCCTGATTGACAGCCGTGATACTGAAACCGCTTCACGTCTGGATAATCTGAATGATGCATTCAGCGTTTTCCGTTGTCATGGCATCATGAATTGCGTCAGTGTATGTCCTAAAGGGCTGAATCCGACAAAAGCGATTGGTCATATTAAATCGATGCTGTTGAAACATAGCGCCTAG
- the sdhC gene encoding succinate dehydrogenase cytochrome b556 subunit has product MGKIVKKQRPVNLDLRTINQPVSAIASILHRISGVITFIAVGILLWLLGISLSSQEGFLQASEIMTGFFAKFILWGILTALAYHICGGIRHVLMDFGFLEENLATGSASAKVAIIIAVILSILAGVLIW; this is encoded by the coding sequence GTGGGCAAAATTGTGAAAAAACAAAGACCTGTCAACCTTGATCTGCGGACGATTAACCAACCCGTCTCCGCGATAGCATCGATCTTGCACCGTATCTCAGGCGTCATCACCTTTATCGCAGTGGGTATCCTGCTGTGGTTGCTGGGTATTTCGCTGTCTTCACAGGAGGGCTTCCTACAAGCATCTGAAATCATGACGGGCTTTTTCGCCAAATTTATCCTGTGGGGGATATTGACGGCGCTGGCTTACCACATCTGTGGTGGCATACGCCATGTGTTAATGGATTTTGGTTTCTTGGAAGAAAATCTCGCTACCGGTAGTGCATCTGCCAAAGTAGCAATAATCATCGCGGTTATTCTGTCTATTCTGGCTGGGGTATTAATATGGTAA
- the sucA gene encoding 2-oxoglutarate dehydrogenase E1 component has product MQNGAMKDWLDSSFLAGANQSYIEQIYEDYITDPNSVDASWREIFQQLPEIGFSGEQLHSQTRDYFRRLAKDATRYHTSVSDPAMDAKQVKVLQLINAFRFRGHQHANLDPLGLWKQEPVPDLDPAFHNLTKADFEETFNVGSFAIGKETMKLAELYDALKRIYCGSIGAEYMHITNTEEKRWIQQRLESVTVSSQFNAEEKRRFLKELTSAEGLERYLGAKFPGAKRFSLEGGDALIPMLKELIRHAGKQDTREVVLGMAHRGRLNVLVNLLGKKPADLFDEFAGKHKEHLGTGDVKYHQGFSSDFETEGGLVHLALAFNPSHLEIVSPVVIGSVRARRDRLDEGRSNMVLPVTIHGDAAVIGQGIVQETLNMSQARGYEVGGTVRIVVNNQIGFTTSNPKDARSTQYCTDIVKMVQAPIFHVNADDPEAVTFVTRLALDYRNTFKSDVMIDLVCYRRHGHNEADEPSATQPLMYQKIKKQPTARKIYADKLVAEGLLAANDVTEMVNVYRDALDQGECVVDEWRPMGMHSFTWEPYLNHEWDEDYPHKVDMKRLQDLGKRISTIPAEVEMHSRVAKIYGDRAEMANGNKLLDWGAAETLAYATLVDEGIPVRLSGEDAGRGTFFHRHAVIHNQTNASVYVPLANIHNAQGVFNVWDSVLSEEAVLAFEYGYATTEPRALTIWEAQFGDFANVAQVVIDQFISSGEQKWGRMCGLVMLLPHGYEGQGPEHSSARLERYLQLCAEQNMQVCVPSTPAQVYHMLRRQSLRGMRRPLIVMSPKSLLRHPLAVSSLEELAKGKFEPVIGEIDTLAPKGVKRVVLCSGKVYYDLLEQRRKNKQTNVAIVRIEQLYPFPRQHVQAQLEQYAHVHDFVWCQEEPLNQGAWYCSQHNFREAIPFGASLRYAGRPASASPAVGYTSVHQQQQQALVDDALNVE; this is encoded by the coding sequence ATGCAGAACGGCGCAATGAAGGACTGGTTGGACTCAAGCTTTCTGGCTGGTGCAAACCAGTCTTACATAGAGCAAATCTATGAAGACTATATAACCGACCCTAATTCTGTTGATGCAAGTTGGAGAGAAATTTTCCAACAATTACCGGAAATAGGATTTAGCGGGGAACAACTTCACTCACAGACACGCGATTACTTCCGTCGTCTGGCAAAGGATGCCACGCGTTATCACACTTCAGTTAGCGATCCAGCAATGGATGCAAAACAAGTCAAAGTTTTGCAGCTCATCAATGCATTCCGCTTCCGCGGACACCAACATGCAAATCTTGATCCATTGGGGTTATGGAAACAGGAACCTGTCCCTGATCTCGATCCTGCTTTCCACAATTTAACCAAAGCGGATTTTGAAGAGACGTTTAATGTGGGCTCTTTTGCCATTGGTAAAGAGACAATGAAATTGGCGGAGCTGTATGACGCGCTGAAACGCATTTATTGCGGTTCGATTGGTGCGGAATATATGCATATCACCAATACAGAAGAAAAGCGTTGGATTCAGCAACGACTGGAATCGGTGACAGTGAGTTCGCAGTTTAATGCGGAAGAAAAGCGCCGTTTTCTGAAAGAATTAACATCAGCAGAAGGTCTGGAGCGCTATTTGGGGGCTAAGTTTCCAGGAGCGAAACGTTTCTCCCTCGAAGGTGGCGATGCCCTTATCCCGATGTTAAAAGAGTTGATCCGACACGCAGGTAAACAAGATACCCGTGAAGTGGTGTTAGGAATGGCACACCGTGGCCGCCTCAATGTGCTGGTCAATCTCTTGGGTAAAAAACCGGCTGATCTGTTTGACGAATTTGCTGGCAAGCACAAAGAGCACCTGGGAACAGGTGACGTAAAATACCATCAGGGTTTTTCTTCTGATTTTGAAACTGAAGGCGGTTTAGTCCATTTGGCGCTGGCCTTTAACCCATCTCACCTTGAGATTGTCAGCCCTGTTGTGATCGGTTCTGTACGTGCCCGCCGTGATCGTCTTGATGAAGGACGTAGTAACATGGTTCTGCCTGTTACCATCCACGGAGATGCCGCAGTAATAGGGCAGGGGATTGTGCAGGAAACATTGAACATGTCTCAGGCTCGCGGTTATGAAGTGGGGGGAACCGTTCGTATCGTAGTGAACAACCAAATTGGTTTCACCACGTCTAACCCGAAAGATGCGCGTTCAACACAATACTGTACTGATATTGTGAAAATGGTTCAGGCGCCGATTTTCCACGTTAACGCGGATGATCCGGAAGCAGTGACATTCGTCACTCGTCTGGCACTGGATTACCGTAATACCTTCAAAAGTGACGTCATGATTGATCTGGTGTGCTACCGTCGTCATGGTCACAACGAGGCGGATGAGCCAAGCGCAACTCAGCCTTTGATGTACCAGAAAATTAAAAAACAGCCAACTGCCCGTAAAATTTATGCAGATAAGCTGGTCGCAGAAGGCTTGCTGGCTGCTAATGATGTGACTGAGATGGTGAACGTGTACCGCGATGCACTGGATCAGGGGGAATGTGTTGTTGATGAATGGCGTCCAATGGGGATGCATTCATTCACGTGGGAACCTTACCTGAACCACGAATGGGATGAAGATTATCCGCATAAAGTGGATATGAAACGTCTGCAAGATCTTGGTAAACGCATTAGTACGATTCCTGCCGAAGTGGAAATGCACTCACGGGTTGCGAAAATCTACGGCGACCGTGCAGAAATGGCCAATGGCAATAAATTGCTTGACTGGGGTGCTGCGGAAACACTGGCTTACGCGACGTTGGTTGATGAAGGGATTCCGGTGCGCCTTTCTGGTGAAGATGCGGGTCGTGGTACATTCTTCCACCGTCATGCCGTTATTCATAACCAGACTAATGCATCTGTCTATGTTCCTTTGGCCAATATTCACAATGCTCAAGGCGTATTTAACGTATGGGACTCGGTACTGTCTGAAGAAGCTGTACTGGCATTTGAATACGGTTATGCAACCACTGAACCGCGTGCCCTGACAATTTGGGAAGCACAATTTGGTGACTTTGCCAACGTAGCTCAGGTTGTGATTGACCAATTCATCAGTTCCGGCGAACAGAAATGGGGTCGGATGTGTGGCCTGGTTATGCTATTGCCACATGGTTATGAAGGGCAGGGGCCGGAGCACTCATCGGCACGTCTGGAACGCTACCTGCAACTGTGTGCTGAACAAAATATGCAGGTTTGTGTGCCATCGACACCCGCTCAGGTTTATCACATGTTGCGTCGTCAGTCTCTGCGTGGGATGCGCCGTCCACTTATCGTTATGTCACCTAAATCGTTGCTGCGTCATCCATTGGCGGTCTCTAGCCTGGAAGAATTGGCAAAGGGTAAATTTGAGCCAGTGATTGGTGAAATTGACACTTTAGCGCCCAAAGGGGTTAAACGCGTTGTACTGTGTTCCGGTAAAGTTTATTACGATCTGCTGGAACAGCGTCGTAAGAATAAACAGACCAATGTGGCAATCGTGCGTATTGAACAACTGTATCCATTCCCACGCCAGCACGTCCAGGCTCAGCTTGAACAATATGCCCATGTTCATGATTTCGTCTGGTGTCAGGAAGAGCCACTGAACCAAGGCGCTTGGTATTGTAGTCAACATAATTTCCGTGAAGCGATCCCATTTGGGGCTTCTTTACGTTATGCAGGTCGTCCAGCATCTGCTTCCCCGGCTGTGGGATATACGTCTGTTCACCAGCAGCAACAGCAAGCACTGGTTGATGACGCACTGAACGTTGAATAA
- the odhB gene encoding 2-oxoglutarate dehydrogenase complex dihydrolipoyllysine-residue succinyltransferase encodes MSSVEILVPDLPESVADATVATWHKKPGDTIVRDEVLVDIETDKVVLEVPASESGILESILEEEGATVLGRQLLGRIRLGDSTGIPAEVKEKTEATPAQRQTASLEEENNDALSPAVRRLIAEHDLDPAAIKGSGVGGRLVREDVEKYIAANKKESDKPAISVEQPSLLPHRSEKRVPMTRLRKRVAERLLEAKNNTAMLTTFNEVNMKPIQELRKQYGDAFEKRHGVRLGFMSFYVKAVVEALKRYPEVNASIDGTDVVYHNYFDISIAVSTPRGLVTPVLRDADALGMADIEKNIKELAIKGRDGKLTVEELTGGNFTITNGGVFGSLMSTPIINPPQSAILGMHAIKDRPMAVNGQVEILPMMYLALSYDHRLIDGRESVGFLVTIKEMLEDPTRLLLDV; translated from the coding sequence ATGAGTAGCGTAGAAATTCTGGTTCCAGACCTTCCTGAATCTGTTGCGGATGCCACCGTTGCAACATGGCATAAAAAACCCGGTGACACCATAGTGCGTGATGAAGTGCTGGTTGACATTGAAACCGATAAAGTGGTTCTGGAAGTGCCAGCGAGTGAATCCGGTATTTTGGAATCTATTTTGGAAGAAGAAGGTGCCACTGTACTGGGCAGACAACTGCTGGGTCGTATCCGTTTGGGTGACAGTACGGGGATTCCTGCTGAAGTAAAAGAGAAAACAGAAGCGACGCCGGCACAGCGTCAAACCGCGTCTTTGGAAGAAGAAAATAATGATGCCTTGAGTCCCGCCGTTCGCCGTTTGATCGCAGAGCACGATTTAGATCCTGCGGCCATTAAAGGCAGCGGTGTTGGTGGCCGCCTTGTTCGTGAAGACGTAGAAAAATATATCGCTGCGAATAAAAAAGAGAGTGATAAGCCAGCCATCTCTGTTGAACAACCCTCTTTACTGCCACATCGCAGTGAAAAACGTGTCCCAATGACCCGTCTGCGCAAACGGGTCGCAGAACGCCTGCTGGAAGCGAAAAACAATACGGCAATGCTGACAACGTTCAATGAAGTCAACATGAAGCCTATTCAGGAATTGCGTAAACAGTACGGTGATGCATTTGAAAAACGTCACGGTGTACGTTTGGGTTTCATGTCCTTCTATGTGAAAGCCGTTGTTGAAGCATTGAAACGTTATCCAGAAGTTAATGCGTCGATTGATGGCACCGATGTGGTTTACCACAATTACTTTGATATCAGTATTGCCGTCTCTACACCACGTGGTCTGGTTACGCCAGTATTGCGTGATGCAGATGCTCTGGGTATGGCTGATATTGAGAAAAATATCAAAGAGCTGGCTATCAAAGGCCGTGACGGTAAACTGACCGTCGAAGAACTCACTGGCGGTAATTTCACCATTACCAATGGCGGTGTTTTCGGCTCTCTGATGTCCACGCCTATTATTAATCCGCCACAAAGTGCGATCCTGGGAATGCATGCCATTAAAGATCGTCCAATGGCGGTAAATGGTCAGGTTGAGATCCTTCCGATGATGTATTTGGCGCTGTCTTATGACCATCGTTTGATTGACGGTCGTGAATCAGTCGGCTTCCTGGTGACCATCAAAGAAATGCTGGAAGATCCAACACGTTTGTTGCTGGATGTATAG
- the sdhD gene encoding succinate dehydrogenase membrane anchor subunit, with protein MVSNASALGRTGIQDWLLLRASAIIIVLYVLYLVGFVATTSDMTYEVWRGFFSSSLTKVFTVLALFSILVHAWIGMWQVLTDYVKPLALRLVLQLVVIVALLTYLIYGTIVVWGA; from the coding sequence ATGGTAAGCAACGCATCCGCATTGGGTCGTACGGGGATTCAGGATTGGCTGCTACTGCGGGCATCTGCAATTATTATTGTATTGTACGTTCTCTATCTCGTTGGTTTTGTCGCAACAACGTCAGATATGACTTATGAAGTCTGGCGTGGTTTCTTTTCTTCATCCCTCACGAAAGTCTTCACAGTATTGGCTCTGTTTTCCATTCTGGTTCACGCCTGGATTGGCATGTGGCAAGTACTGACGGATTATGTCAAACCACTTGCGCTGCGTCTGGTTCTGCAACTGGTGGTGATTGTAGCGCTGTTAACTTATTTGATTTACGGAACAATCGTTGTGTGGGGAGCATAA
- a CDS encoding AraC family transcriptional regulator produces the protein MAWLQQSDHFDPDRLDVPVAGIAAEMGHHDSGFHQHKRGQLLFTQQGCIKITLANQISILPPTRVAWIPPGTRHRAEMRGSVGYRSIYFDIDYLNTHYLLPSETAFFSTQSEVLEATSLLQVLLERIATSSFDVDWYQGKGANLLAVFFDEIRDARREVTLLPLPFDRRLARLSFEQLPPPLHRLAADVGASEKTITRLFQRETGMNYQQWRQQWRLVKAVELLVQNKTLSYVAQELGFSNDSAFVTFFRKAMGRPPREYINNDTPNISVNVDMRGAEIPYSKACQS, from the coding sequence GTGGCGTGGTTACAGCAAAGTGATCATTTTGATCCTGATCGTTTGGATGTGCCTGTGGCAGGGATTGCAGCGGAGATGGGACACCATGACTCTGGTTTTCATCAGCATAAGAGGGGGCAATTGTTATTTACCCAACAGGGCTGTATCAAGATCACCTTGGCAAATCAGATTTCTATTCTGCCACCCACCAGAGTGGCATGGATCCCTCCCGGAACACGGCATCGGGCTGAAATGCGTGGCTCGGTTGGTTACCGATCTATTTATTTTGATATTGATTATTTAAATACGCATTATTTGCTTCCGTCTGAAACGGCATTCTTTTCGACACAAAGTGAAGTATTGGAAGCAACGTCACTGTTACAGGTACTTTTAGAACGTATCGCAACCTCTTCTTTTGATGTCGACTGGTATCAGGGAAAGGGGGCGAATTTACTGGCTGTATTTTTTGATGAAATTCGTGACGCGCGTAGAGAGGTGACTTTATTGCCGTTGCCGTTTGATCGGCGTTTAGCCCGTTTGTCATTTGAACAATTGCCCCCACCATTGCATAGACTCGCCGCTGATGTCGGTGCCAGTGAAAAAACGATTACTCGGCTGTTTCAGCGTGAAACCGGCATGAATTATCAGCAGTGGCGACAACAATGGCGATTGGTAAAGGCGGTAGAGCTATTGGTACAGAATAAAACCTTATCCTATGTTGCACAGGAACTCGGCTTTAGCAATGACAGCGCGTTTGTCACGTTTTTCCGTAAAGCGATGGGGCGACCGCCGAGGGAATATATCAACAATGACACCCCTAATATCAGCGTAAATGTTGATATGCGAGGTGCCGAAATACCCTATTCAAAAGCATGTCAATCGTAA
- a CDS encoding citrate synthase encodes MADKKATLNINGSAAIELDVLTPTLGSEVIDVRTLGSKGFYTYDPGFTSTASCESKITYIDGDEGILLHRGFPIAQLATESTYLEVCYILLYGEPPTPEEYAKFKTTVTRHTMIHEQITRLFHGFRRDSHPMAVLCGVTGALAAFYHDALDVHNPRHREITAYRLLSKMPTVAAMCYKYSLGQPFVYPRNDLSYAANFLHMMFSTPCEEYEVNPILERAMDRIFILHADHEQNASTSTVRTAGSSGANPFACIAAGIASLWGPAHGGANEACLRMLEEIQTVEHIPEFIARAKDKNDSFRLMGFGHRVYKNYDPRATVMRETCHEVLNELGLNDSLLEVAMELERIALNDPYFIEKKLYPNVDFYSGIILKAMGIPSSMFTVIFAIARTIGWIAHWNEMHDEGLKIARPRQLYTGHDKRDFQSQLKK; translated from the coding sequence ATGGCTGATAAAAAGGCTACGTTGAACATAAATGGTTCAGCTGCTATCGAACTAGACGTACTAACGCCGACTCTCGGGTCTGAAGTGATTGACGTTCGTACCCTCGGCTCAAAAGGCTTCTATACCTACGATCCAGGCTTTACTTCCACTGCCTCCTGCGAGTCGAAAATCACCTATATTGATGGCGATGAAGGCATTTTACTACACCGTGGTTTTCCTATCGCTCAGCTAGCAACGGAATCAACCTATCTGGAAGTCTGCTATATCCTGTTATACGGTGAACCACCCACTCCCGAAGAATACGCCAAATTCAAAACGACGGTGACTCGTCATACCATGATCCACGAACAGATCACACGTCTGTTCCACGGTTTCCGCCGTGACTCCCATCCAATGGCCGTACTGTGTGGTGTGACAGGGGCATTAGCGGCCTTCTACCATGACGCATTAGATGTCCATAATCCTCGCCACCGTGAAATCACAGCGTATCGTTTACTGTCTAAAATGCCCACTGTTGCGGCAATGTGTTACAAATATTCTCTTGGCCAACCTTTTGTTTATCCTCGTAATGATCTGTCCTATGCCGCCAATTTCCTGCATATGATGTTCTCAACACCTTGTGAAGAATATGAGGTGAATCCGATCTTAGAACGTGCGATGGATCGTATCTTCATTCTGCATGCCGATCATGAGCAGAATGCGTCCACATCAACAGTACGGACTGCGGGTTCTTCGGGAGCTAACCCATTTGCCTGTATCGCCGCTGGCATCGCATCTTTGTGGGGACCTGCACACGGGGGCGCCAACGAAGCCTGTCTGCGAATGCTGGAAGAAATTCAAACGGTTGAACACATCCCTGAATTTATCGCGCGTGCCAAAGATAAAAATGATTCTTTCCGCCTGATGGGCTTTGGTCACCGCGTTTACAAAAACTACGATCCTCGCGCGACAGTGATGCGTGAAACCTGCCATGAAGTCCTCAATGAACTTGGCTTAAATGACAGCCTGCTCGAAGTGGCAATGGAATTAGAACGCATTGCCCTGAATGACCCCTACTTCATTGAGAAAAAACTGTATCCAAACGTTGATTTCTATTCTGGCATTATCTTGAAAGCCATGGGGATCCCATCGTCGATGTTCACGGTCATTTTCGCCATTGCCCGCACGATTGGCTGGATTGCACACTGGAATGAAATGCATGATGAAGGCTTGAAGATCGCTCGCCCACGTCAGCTTTACACGGGCCACGATAAACGCGACTTTCAGAGCCAGTTAAAAAAATAA